The following are encoded in a window of Candidatus Omnitrophota bacterium genomic DNA:
- a CDS encoding NAD(P)-dependent oxidoreductase, with the protein MVGNKKIDVMFYEAFEEEQKLLKELCPAQINSQFTSQTIQEKKDEEPQSTFISIRTQSKIPDNWAQNLEGILTRSTGYDHILDYVNWTETSAQTGYLPCYCARAVGEQALLLVMSLLRKLKKQINSFEIFNRDGLTGQECQNKNILVVGVGSIGLEIVDIAKGLRMNVAGVDIKKKVKDFKYISLASGLAWADIVVCALSLTKETTRMLGYEALKNVKKGAIFVNIARGEISPLKDLKQLLDEGVLAGVGLDVFEDEKNIAHFLRNSKKKPEDEIVKIIEEFQKRDDVVLTPHNAFNTKEALKRKAEQTMESVALFLKEKRFPCSVPLIERN; encoded by the coding sequence GTGGTAGGAAATAAAAAAATAGATGTTATGTTTTATGAAGCTTTTGAGGAGGAGCAAAAGCTATTAAAAGAATTGTGCCCAGCACAAATAAATTCACAATTTACGTCTCAAACAATTCAAGAAAAAAAAGACGAAGAACCACAGAGCACCTTCATTAGCATTCGGACACAATCGAAAATTCCCGATAATTGGGCGCAAAACCTAGAAGGCATTTTAACGAGAAGCACGGGATATGACCATATTTTAGATTATGTTAATTGGACAGAAACATCTGCGCAAACAGGATATCTTCCTTGTTATTGTGCTCGCGCTGTTGGCGAACAGGCGCTGTTACTTGTGATGAGTCTTTTAAGAAAATTAAAAAAACAGATCAATAGTTTTGAAATATTTAATCGAGATGGATTGACGGGTCAAGAATGTCAGAATAAAAATATTTTAGTTGTTGGCGTCGGGAGCATTGGATTAGAAATTGTTGATATTGCAAAAGGGTTGCGCATGAATGTAGCTGGTGTTGATATTAAAAAAAAGGTCAAAGATTTTAAATATATAAGCTTAGCGTCTGGACTCGCCTGGGCTGACATTGTTGTTTGTGCTCTTTCTTTGACCAAAGAAACAACCCGGATGTTAGGATATGAGGCGTTAAAGAATGTAAAAAAAGGAGCTATTTTTGTTAATATCGCTCGAGGAGAAATTTCTCCGCTCAAAGATTTAAAACAACTTTTAGATGAAGGTGTTTTGGCTGGTGTTGGATTAGATGTGTTTGAAGATGAAAAAAATATTGCTCATTTCTTAAGAAATTCTAAAAAGAAACCAGAAGATGAAATTGTTAAGATTATAGAAGAATTTCAAAAAAGAGATGACGTTGTTCTAACACCACACAATGCGTTTAATACCAAGGAAGCCTTGAAAAGAAAAGCTGAGCAAACAATGGAATCTGTTGCTTTATTCTTAAAAGAAAAAAGATTTCCTTGTTCGGTGCCATTAATAGAGAGGAATTAA